Proteins encoded together in one Methanococcus voltae window:
- a CDS encoding methyltransferase yields MAKNVLETPKVGPEQIEDLFEDAYLGLRKFFLLKYCLKYNVFELLEKPKTFEEIAVWFEEQGFKPNNNLLESILDALVQFGLVKVYHPAYNSENVFYKATEISKTYLSSNSEYSKIDSLAPFFTYGERANRWINLEETLKSGELKTEEGSFFPDIIKRMAIDCRAGELKLTIDYLKHFEDIKNAKSILDVAGGHGLYGIALSYLNEDSQCKVFDLPEVCEETKKYIEEYGSDRVSTIPGNFFTDNFVDTLDDSNSEGYDLIFSSYNPGGKNPAVIDKICEATALNGIFANKQAFPENIGKKYATKKAFDGIDWNMFSFTGTKKEKICYTFENSLTLEGYVSYLEEKGFEILGIFSVENKKSLNSGKRHHHHAAKRHHYNNIKTGNYIVVAKKVRN; encoded by the coding sequence ATGGCTAAAAATGTATTGGAAACCCCTAAAGTTGGACCTGAACAAATCGAAGACCTTTTTGAAGACGCTTACCTAGGTTTAAGAAAGTTCTTTTTATTAAAGTACTGCTTAAAGTACAATGTCTTTGAACTCTTAGAAAAACCTAAAACTTTTGAAGAAATCGCTGTATGGTTTGAAGAGCAAGGATTTAAACCAAATAATAATTTATTAGAAAGCATATTAGACGCTTTAGTACAATTTGGATTAGTAAAGGTTTATCACCCAGCATATAATTCAGAAAATGTATTTTACAAGGCTACTGAAATCTCAAAAACATATTTGAGTTCAAATTCAGAATATAGTAAAATAGATTCATTAGCTCCTTTCTTCACTTACGGTGAAAGAGCAAACAGATGGATTAACTTAGAAGAAACTTTGAAGTCCGGAGAATTAAAAACTGAAGAAGGTTCTTTCTTCCCAGATATAATTAAAAGAATGGCAATTGATTGTAGGGCGGGCGAATTAAAATTAACAATTGACTATTTAAAACACTTTGAAGACATTAAAAACGCTAAAAGCATTTTAGATGTTGCAGGCGGTCACGGTTTGTATGGTATAGCGTTATCATACTTAAATGAAGATTCTCAATGTAAAGTATTTGATTTACCCGAAGTTTGTGAAGAAACAAAAAAATACATTGAAGAATACGGTTCTGATAGAGTATCAACAATACCAGGTAACTTCTTTACTGATAACTTTGTAGATACACTAGATGATTCAAATTCAGAAGGTTATGATTTAATATTCAGTTCATACAATCCAGGGGGTAAAAACCCAGCAGTGATTGACAAAATTTGTGAAGCGACAGCTTTAAACGGCATATTTGCAAATAAACAAGCATTTCCTGAAAATATCGGTAAAAAATACGCTACTAAAAAAGCTTTTGATGGTATAGACTGGAATATGTTTAGCTTTACGGGAACTAAAAAAGAAAAAATTTGCTATACCTTTGAAAATAGCTTAACTTTAGAAGGATATGTAAGCTACTTAGAAGAAAAAGGCTTTGAAATATTAGGTATTTTCTCCGTAGAAAATAAAAAGTCTTTAAACAGTGGAAAACGTCATCATCACCATGCTGCTAAAAGGCACCACTACAACAATATAAAAACAGGTAATTACATCGTAGTTGCTAAAAAAGTTAGAAATTAA
- a CDS encoding methyltransferase has product MSKNVMECPKLGPEHIENLFEEAYLGLRKFYLMEFSLKYNIYELLEEPKTFEQLKIWFEEQGFKPNDNLLLNLLDALVQFGLINRYNRSHNSAETYYETSEIANIYLNPKSEFSGIDSVSPLLTYKGRAKKWINLEDTFMGKEPKLKEKSFFSEAVRRMVTDCRSRKLKATIDYLSQFEEVKNAKSILDVAGGHGLYGIALSYLNEDSKCKIFDLPKVCEETEKYIEEYGSDRVTTAPGDYYKGTIVETLDDSNSKGYDLVFTSHSPGCKSIEVIDKIYDAMAPNGVFVNKQIFSEGIGDEYKLRQSFENIDWNMFSFSSLGKEGASNTFKNDLTLDGYISYMKEKGFELLDIYSFDERRSVKNEVSYKCNPKIMNNQMGSYIIVTKKIR; this is encoded by the coding sequence ATGAGCAAAAACGTAATGGAATGTCCAAAATTAGGACCCGAACACATTGAAAATCTTTTTGAAGAAGCATATTTAGGTTTAAGAAAATTTTACTTAATGGAATTCAGTTTAAAATACAATATATACGAACTCCTAGAAGAACCAAAAACTTTTGAACAACTCAAAATATGGTTTGAAGAACAGGGTTTTAAACCTAATGATAACTTATTATTAAATTTATTGGACGCACTAGTGCAATTTGGATTAATAAATAGATACAACCGATCCCATAACAGTGCAGAAACTTATTACGAAACTTCAGAGATTGCAAATATTTACTTAAATCCAAAATCTGAATTTAGTGGGATAGACTCTGTATCGCCACTACTTACATACAAAGGCAGAGCTAAAAAATGGATTAATTTAGAAGATACCTTTATGGGAAAAGAGCCTAAATTAAAAGAAAAATCATTTTTCAGCGAAGCAGTTAGAAGAATGGTTACTGATTGCCGTTCCCGTAAATTAAAAGCTACAATTGATTATTTATCTCAGTTCGAGGAAGTTAAAAACGCTAAAAGTATTTTAGATGTTGCAGGCGGTCACGGTTTGTATGGTATAGCGTTATCATACCTAAATGAAGACTCAAAATGTAAAATATTTGATTTACCAAAAGTTTGCGAAGAAACAGAAAAATACATTGAAGAATACGGTTCTGATAGAGTAACTACTGCACCCGGTGACTATTACAAAGGTACGATTGTTGAAACGTTAGACGATTCAAATTCAAAAGGATATGATTTAGTATTTACTTCCCATAGCCCTGGTTGTAAAAGTATTGAAGTAATTGATAAAATTTACGATGCAATGGCTCCAAATGGTGTATTTGTAAATAAACAAATATTTTCAGAAGGAATCGGAGACGAATACAAGCTTAGACAAAGTTTTGAAAACATTGATTGGAATATGTTTTCATTTTCCTCACTTGGAAAAGAAGGAGCAAGCAATACTTTTAAAAACGATTTAACGTTAGATGGATATATAAGTTATATGAAAGAAAAAGGCTTTGAATTATTAGATATATATTCATTTGATGAAAGAAGAAGCGTTAAAAATGAAGTTAGTTATAAATGTAACCCTAAAATAATGAATAATCAGATGGGAAGCTATATAATCGTTACTAAGAAAATAAGATAA
- a CDS encoding methyltransferase, with the protein MAKNVLETPSVGPEQIEDLFEDAYLGLRKFFLLYFSLKYNMYEFLSKPKNFAEIKVWFEEQGFKPNDNLLESILDALVQFGLVTSYKRSYDSSETYYETAEAANIYLNPKSEYSGIDKASPFLLYKNRAKRWITLEDTLKEKKLEVKEKSFFTDLVNITVLDCRAGKLKSIIDYLKSFDEVKNAKSILDVAGGHGLYGIALSYLNEDSKCKIFELPHVCEETKKYIEEYGSDRVSTIPGDYFKDNFVDTLDDSNSKGYDLIFTSNSPGCKTNEIIDKICEATALNGLIVNKQVFSECIGDKYRVKQSLENIDWNMFSFSGFEKERINNTFKYDLTLEGYISYMEEKGFEILDVYALDEGKSVRNELSYACNPKIMNSKMGSYIIVAKKIGQ; encoded by the coding sequence ATGGCTAAAAATGTATTAGAAACCCCTAGTGTGGGACCTGAACAGATCGAAGACCTTTTTGAAGATGCTTACTTAGGTTTAAGAAAGTTCTTTTTATTATATTTCAGTTTGAAGTATAACATGTACGAGTTCTTAAGCAAACCAAAAAATTTTGCAGAAATTAAAGTATGGTTTGAAGAGCAAGGTTTTAAACCTAATGATAACTTATTAGAAAGCATATTAGACGCTTTAGTCCAGTTTGGGTTGGTAACTAGCTATAAACGGTCTTACGATAGTAGCGAAACATATTATGAGACTGCAGAAGCTGCAAATATTTATTTAAATCCAAAGTCTGAATATAGTGGAATAGACAAAGCTTCACCTTTTTTACTGTATAAAAACAGAGCTAAACGATGGATTACTTTAGAAGATACATTGAAAGAAAAAAAGCTAGAAGTGAAAGAAAAATCGTTTTTCACTGATTTAGTTAATATAACAGTTTTAGACTGCCGAGCAGGTAAGTTAAAATCTATCATCGATTATTTAAAAAGCTTTGATGAAGTTAAAAACGCTAAAAGTATTTTAGATGTTGCAGGCGGTCACGGTTTGTACGGTATAGCTTTATCATACTTAAATGAAGACTCAAAATGTAAAATATTTGAATTACCACACGTTTGTGAAGAAACAAAAAAATACATTGAAGAATACGGTTCTGATAGAGTATCTACAATACCTGGGGATTACTTTAAAGATAACTTTGTAGATACATTAGATGATTCGAATTCAAAAGGCTATGATTTAATATTTACCTCAAATAGCCCTGGTTGTAAGACTAATGAAATAATCGATAAAATTTGTGAAGCAACCGCTTTAAATGGTCTAATTGTAAACAAACAAGTATTTTCAGAATGTATTGGCGATAAATACCGTGTTAAACAGAGTTTGGAAAATATAGACTGGAATATGTTTTCATTTTCAGGATTCGAGAAAGAAAGAATTAATAACACCTTTAAATACGATTTAACGTTAGAGGGATACATAAGTTATATGGAAGAAAAAGGCTTTGAAATATTGGACGTATACGCACTTGACGAAGGAAAAAGCGTTAGAAATGAGCTAAGCTATGCTTGTAACCCTAAAATAATGAATAGCAAGATGGGAAGCTATATAATCGTTGCTAAAAAAATAGGGCAATAA
- a CDS encoding ABC transporter substrate-binding protein translates to MSKALKKSFIMAFNVLMITIVAMSCGCIGDSTESTNDIKSNEGNNNLDPKGLDADKSTEYITVTDMAGRTVQVPKNVSRVIGLGCCLREIVYLDAADKVVGVEVAEGNKNSSMALPYVAANPELTDLPVVGKAGSGYYYEKIIAANPDMIFLGYQADLADEIQKKIGVPVVVVFMDTTGSEDQNEKYAQSLRVMGKVLGKEERADAVVNKLEEYKNDLKTRASKSDKNPTTYIGGRVYSGGHGITTTDPHWMPFEYLGANNRANNVAYNISKTGKVYSVSDEQLVTWNPEYLFINSASMDLVLKDLERPEFGNLDAVKNGKTYRLIPYCWYGFNKASAIADSYYIGKVLYPEQFEDIDPVEKADEVYTFFTGKPAYEGLSNKNLGFEKLEDL, encoded by the coding sequence ATGTCTAAAGCTTTGAAAAAATCATTTATTATGGCTTTTAATGTACTTATGATAACAATCGTAGCAATGAGTTGTGGATGTATTGGCGATAGTACTGAATCAACGAATGACATTAAAAGTAACGAGGGGAACAATAATCTAGACCCTAAAGGTTTAGATGCAGATAAATCTACAGAATACATAACTGTTACAGATATGGCAGGTAGAACAGTTCAGGTACCAAAAAACGTAAGCCGAGTAATTGGTTTAGGTTGTTGTTTAAGAGAAATAGTTTATTTAGATGCAGCCGATAAGGTAGTCGGCGTAGAAGTTGCAGAAGGTAATAAAAATAGTTCTATGGCATTACCTTACGTCGCAGCAAACCCTGAATTAACAGATTTACCAGTGGTCGGTAAAGCAGGTTCTGGTTATTACTATGAAAAAATCATTGCTGCAAATCCCGATATGATATTTTTAGGGTATCAAGCTGATTTAGCAGATGAAATACAAAAGAAAATAGGTGTTCCTGTCGTAGTAGTTTTCATGGATACAACAGGTTCCGAAGACCAAAATGAAAAATATGCTCAATCATTAAGAGTAATGGGTAAGGTATTGGGTAAAGAAGAGAGAGCAGATGCTGTGGTAAATAAATTGGAAGAATACAAAAACGATTTAAAAACTAGAGCTTCAAAATCTGATAAAAATCCAACTACTTACATTGGTGGTAGAGTATACAGTGGGGGACACGGTATAACTACAACTGACCCACATTGGATGCCTTTTGAATATTTAGGCGCTAACAATAGAGCTAATAACGTAGCATACAATATCTCAAAAACCGGTAAGGTTTATAGCGTAAGTGACGAGCAATTAGTAACTTGGAATCCAGAATATTTATTCATAAATTCAGCTTCAATGGATTTAGTTTTAAAAGATTTGGAAAGACCAGAATTTGGCAATTTAGATGCCGTTAAAAACGGTAAAACCTATAGGTTAATCCCATACTGCTGGTATGGATTTAACAAAGCTAGTGCAATAGCAGATTCCTACTACATAGGTAAGGTACTTTATCCAGAACAGTTTGAAGATATTGACCCGGTTGAAAAAGCAGATGAAGTATACACTTTCTTCACTGGAAAACCAGCATATGAAGGACTTTCCAATAAGAATTTGGGATTTGAAAAATTGGAAGACTTATAA
- a CDS encoding ABC transporter substrate-binding protein: MDKNLKKPKNILFCIFMLVIVTISCGCTGEATAPSVINENNNKNDNNSITKDNRINNLENNLDKNVGYIEITDMAGRVVKVPKTVNKVIGLGSSLREVVYLGAKDKVVGIEVKEGDKKVGTRMPYIAANKELMDLTPVSKASSNYYYERIIKVKPDVIFIGFNSESADDLQEKVGIPVVVTYINPTGTGTQNNKYAQSLRLMAKILDKEERAEEILNKMEEYKEDLKNRATKSDKNPSIYVAGRVFGGVTGLTTTDPHLPSFEFLGSNNRANNVAYNISEVSNDCTVNKEQVISWNPEYIFVNSATVPKISKELKRPEFKSLRAVSENKMYTILPYCWYGFNEDNALANSYYIGKVLYPEQFEDIDPVEKADEIHAFFNGKPVYNELSDYNLKFGKWEVK; the protein is encoded by the coding sequence ATGGATAAAAATTTAAAAAAGCCAAAAAATATACTATTCTGTATATTTATGCTTGTAATAGTAACAATTAGTTGTGGATGTACTGGTGAAGCTACAGCTCCTTCAGTAATAAATGAAAATAACAATAAAAATGATAACAATAGCATTACTAAAGATAATAGAATCAATAACCTTGAAAACAATTTAGATAAAAATGTAGGATATATCGAAATTACCGATATGGCGGGTAGAGTTGTTAAGGTTCCAAAAACAGTTAATAAAGTAATTGGATTAGGATCTTCATTAAGAGAAGTAGTTTACTTAGGTGCTAAAGACAAGGTCGTTGGCATAGAAGTAAAAGAAGGCGATAAAAAAGTAGGTACTAGAATGCCTTATATTGCTGCAAATAAGGAATTAATGGATTTAACCCCGGTAAGTAAAGCCAGTTCTAATTATTACTATGAAAGAATTATAAAAGTAAAGCCTGATGTAATATTTATAGGTTTTAACTCTGAATCGGCAGATGATTTGCAAGAAAAAGTGGGTATACCCGTAGTAGTTACGTATATTAACCCTACAGGTACGGGCACTCAAAATAATAAATACGCACAATCTTTAAGATTAATGGCTAAAATATTGGATAAAGAAGAAAGAGCTGAAGAAATATTAAATAAAATGGAAGAATACAAAGAAGATTTAAAAAATAGGGCTACAAAGTCCGATAAAAATCCTAGTATTTACGTTGCAGGCAGAGTATTCGGAGGAGTTACTGGATTAACTACGACTGATCCACATTTACCATCATTTGAATTTTTAGGGTCAAACAATAGGGCAAACAACGTTGCATATAATATCTCAGAAGTAAGTAACGATTGTACGGTAAACAAAGAACAAGTCATATCTTGGAATCCCGAATATATTTTTGTGAATTCTGCTACAGTACCTAAAATATCAAAGGAATTAAAAAGACCAGAATTTAAAAGTTTAAGGGCAGTATCTGAAAATAAAATGTATACAATATTACCTTATTGCTGGTATGGATTTAATGAAGATAATGCTTTGGCAAATTCTTACTATATCGGTAAAGTACTCTATCCAGAACAGTTTGAAGATATTGACCCAGTTGAAAAAGCAGACGAAATACACGCCTTTTTCAATGGAAAACCTGTATATAATGAACTTTCCGACTATAACTTAAAATTCGGAAAATGGGAGGTTAAATAA
- a CDS encoding ABC transporter substrate-binding protein: MNETLKKSLVTIFSIFAVVAIVMSCGCTSGATELTPVSTTDNTDANAKGSDASKTAEYMTITDMAGRTVQVPKNVTRIIGLGSSLREIVYLNASDKVVGVEKLEADDKVGLRTLYILTHKELMKLPIVSESGNVEQYYERILQINPDVIFIGYESDVADDMQEKLQIPVVVVYTAPVGTEAQNEEYTQSLKLMGKILNKEERAEEILTTIEEYKADLALRASKSNNNPSVYLGGRAYQGINGLTATDAKWPPLVYLGTNNKANNVAYDLCNESKGMAISKEQLLEWNPEYIFISSISIDKVSKEFQKPEFKSLGAVSNNNVYQVLPYRWYLYNKDTAIADSYYIGKVLYPEQFEDIDPVEKADEIYTFFYGKPAYDELTGKIGGFKKLDLNNIE; encoded by the coding sequence ATGAATGAAACACTGAAAAAATCATTAGTTACGATTTTTAGCATATTTGCAGTTGTAGCTATCGTAATGAGTTGTGGTTGTACAAGTGGAGCTACTGAACTGACGCCTGTATCGACTACAGATAATACTGACGCAAATGCTAAAGGTAGTGACGCAAGTAAAACTGCAGAATATATGACTATTACAGATATGGCGGGCAGAACAGTTCAAGTTCCGAAGAATGTAACTAGAATAATTGGTTTAGGTTCTTCTTTAAGAGAAATAGTTTATTTAAATGCAAGTGACAAAGTAGTCGGCGTAGAAAAATTAGAAGCTGACGATAAAGTAGGTTTAAGAACATTGTATATCTTAACACATAAGGAATTAATGAAATTACCTATTGTGAGCGAATCTGGTAATGTTGAACAATATTATGAAAGAATCTTACAAATAAACCCTGATGTTATATTCATAGGATATGAATCTGATGTAGCAGATGATATGCAAGAAAAATTACAAATTCCTGTAGTTGTAGTTTATACAGCTCCTGTTGGTACAGAAGCTCAAAATGAGGAATATACGCAATCCTTAAAATTAATGGGTAAAATATTAAATAAAGAAGAAAGAGCAGAAGAAATATTAACCACAATTGAAGAATATAAAGCAGATTTAGCTCTAAGAGCTTCAAAATCTAATAATAACCCGAGTGTTTACCTTGGTGGTAGAGCATACCAGGGCATAAATGGATTAACCGCAACAGACGCAAAATGGCCACCATTAGTATATTTAGGCACTAATAATAAAGCAAATAACGTGGCATATGACCTTTGTAATGAAAGTAAAGGTATGGCTATAAGTAAAGAGCAGTTATTAGAATGGAACCCAGAATATATATTTATAAGTTCTATTTCAATAGATAAAGTTTCAAAAGAATTCCAAAAACCAGAATTCAAAAGCTTAGGTGCAGTTTCAAACAATAATGTTTATCAGGTATTGCCATACCGTTGGTACTTGTATAATAAAGATACTGCGATAGCAGATTCATACTACATTGGTAAGGTACTCTATCCAGAACAGTTTGAAGATATTGACCCGGTTGAAAAAGCAGACGAAATATACACATTCTTCTATGGAAAACCAGCTTATGACGAGTTAACTGGAAAAATAGGCGGATTTAAGAAATTAGACTTAAATAATATTGAATAA